A window of Ananas comosus cultivar F153 linkage group 11, ASM154086v1, whole genome shotgun sequence genomic DNA:
TTGAAGTTGGTCACGAGGAACCGCACATCTCCATTATATTGGCGAGAAGTGATAAAGAGAGGGATCAAAACATCAGTGAAGTCATGAAAGAAATTGCCTAAGAATCCTCCAGTGGAGAAGATGATGGCAGGGACATCATGGTTTACCACACATTTAGGAGACTCTTTTGGCTTAATTGGTCCTTTAAGTGTGAGTTCCTTGATTTTCTCCATGATTGGTTGTTCCCATTTTCGTGCGTAGGGTCGGACTTTCCATGTGTCTTGTGGTGATGTATGTAATTGAAGGTCCCCAGCTAAGATGATTGTGGAAGCACGACCGAGAACCCTAACATCCCCTTCCACAACACAAGTGTCGGATCTTCGCTGTGAGAAATCACACAATATATTGCTCTTTGGAAGCACCTCGCCTGCAAATAGTTAGTGGCATGATTCAGTAATATAACTTGTTTTATTGTTAGagagttcttttctttttctgataaGATTGAGAAAAGATAAGACTTAATTGCAGTCCGGTGGATTAATTTTCATCTTCATCATGTTTCGATTAATGAGAACAAACATGAATCAAACCAAACTGAAGCACATTTTAACGGTTGTAATCTAATATAGTTTTAGCTTGTTGTTTTTGCCCAGACTGAAACTGAACTAATCATTTTATTACGAAATAGGTCTGTTACTGGGTTAAACCAAACTGAACCGACTACCTAAGAGACCTTACCTAATTAAGCAAACCAAAGTAATAGGCTAATACAAAACTCAAGAAAATGTTATGGATAAGTAATTTGAACCTTTCAttgatgaaaattttctttttgaaaagcTCACATGATCAGTTTTCAAATTCTTGAACTTTAAACATGGAGTGaacttctcaattttttttttttttttttttttttgtgagcgagaaaggtagtacgctacctgcttcgtttatttttttagaaataaacttagttggaaatgtaatttttctctcttacaTTATTTGGGCAAAGgggagggaaaaaaataaaataaaataaaataaaatgttctCTCACTTTCTATCCACTGGAGAATAAAATTGATCGACATTATGAACGatgttctcttcttttctctcctcGCTTTCCATCTGTACtagagaaaataattttctctccTAAACCTTACTTGTTCTTTTGAACCTTCAAATATAGGTTTGAAGTGTGCCAAAATCCAAATAAGGGAACAAAATAACCTcccaaagaaaaagaagaaaaacagaaGGTAACCAAAGAGTTTACTCTACCTCCCACTATGTCATGTGCCTCTTGGTTCCGTTCTACGACATCAACATGGGATTCGAGTTCCACACCTGCTGCAAAAAATGTGCATAAGTGATGATTTAACTTCAATATTGCTCTATTGTTTtggtaatatatattatttaatacgAATGCACTTACCGATTTCCAATTTGCTCTTCGTATTTTCTTCTTCGGCATTAGTGCTGCCTAGAAAAACCAAATAACTAACTTTAGAAAAAGGCTACCATGGTTTACGAAACGGAATGCACTtactatttttgtttttttaactcATTGTAAAGCACGTGGTGATTTTCTGTAAAGTAGATTAAAGCaataagaaatataataataggcGTGTCTCCGCACAACCATTATTCAAGAGGGCCTGCGATCAACTAAAAGCAAACTAGTTTAATTGATAGAAAAAGAGGATCGATTTAGCAACTATCTAAACCAAACTATAAAGAGAAAATCTTGGTGCGATCAAATCTTAATTAGAATCCTCATTGGCATAGACTACTAAATATTCAAGTAGAGAAGTttggaaaattttttattataaatggCAGGTTCTATTCGAAGCTTCTATTAATTCGAAGGTAGAAgttgaaatttcaaataaaagCATATGCTTCTGACATACGAAATAACTAGAAACACTAATTTACATGCTTTAATATGCTTTTGTTTGTTGTATGTTGCGTGAaagccaaattaattaaaaccatattTAGATTGATATAGTTTAagagaaaaaggggaaaaaagaagtGCACTTCTATTTTCAGTTAAGTGTGAAACAGTATATATCATTAGTGACATTGTCCTTTCTATCCGATTTATCTACATAAAATTGTATttgaaggaaaaacttcaaatatctccCATAtgatttagcattttttttttttactttagcactttctagtttaaagtatatcagtTTAAtattctgtagttttatttttctctttttgtcggcAACTTGTTAACTCACCATTAAAACATATAGAAAAGAATTTAgatacccccttgtggtttatcgaatattcattttagtactctgtgatttaccaaatttttactttagtactttatggTTTTAACTTTCTCAGTGATTAACAGAAAATTAATGTACTGatagtaaaaagagaaaaatgaaaacataaaatactaaagtgatatacTTTAAAGTGCAAGAcgctaaagtgaaaaagcggtttaaagtgaaaaagcgcTAAATCACTGGATGgtaattgaagtttttttttctaaaatttttctaatgttTAGATAGGCATCAAGATTATGTGATTTATGGCActataaataacaataattattaAAGAAGAAATTTATAGCACAGCTGCATTTTACCAAAACAAACAATATAAGTGATGCAACTCATTTTTGGATTAGTGACTTTTGTCAAAACTAACAATTAAAGAGGAAGCTAATTcagaaaaacttaaaaattttactgCATGCACATGAATTTCACTTGTATTTAAGTTTTCTCAGATTGGGCCCCAAGTATTGAGTGTACGGGTGTGGATGGTtccgtttggtttgggttacAAGATAAATggaaaccaaataaaaatcaaagtCAAATGAATGGTGCGAAAACCAAATGAaacaaattaaaccaaaaatTTCTGTCTGCTCTTAGTTTTGTTTGTTGATGTGGACATTTGAATTTCCAAAGATAGTTTGCATAGTttcttagttaatttttttaaatttttttgtttaccaAGGTAAATTTTAGGATTAACTTGGCGTATTAAACAATAGCCTTCCGTTTAATattatgtgtgtatatatatatatacttgaatATGCATACCTAGCTATAAAAACATATACATGTACATTTATACGTACATAGTACATATATGGAGATGTACTATATGTTTTTTCATTGCATGATggttttttcaatttttcaattcaaaaccaaaccaaaatttttgatttgaaaattttcaaaatcgaAATCAAACCATCTATAATTAAACcagaaccaaaccaaaccaaaattgTTAGTTTGGTTTCGTGGGTTTTTTTATAGCTCCTTGCCGGTTCTTGTTTCCATGTATTTTCTTTACCTTAAGCATAACTACGCTAGTTATAAGGATCATAATTAATCTTGAGAAACTTGTTCCTTTTCCAGTATTGTTGGAGCCTTTTGTAGTTTTCCAAAGTACAAATTTCATGAGATGGAGTGCTGCGGATGGATGATATTGTTGCTTATATACAAATGTGTTTGTTTTGAGACCATAAACAAACAATTAATTATAGGTAAagaagtttctttttctttttccttttttctttttgctactGGGTGTTTAGAATAGATGCTTTTTAGTATCCAGTTGCATTAATTATTTTGCAAGCTAACTAGCAACAACagatgcttttttttctttttctttttcgccaTTCGTTGAGGCCTtgctgcctcacccatgtagcttaattcacttactaaatgaatgaagcgggtagcgcgctacctttctctcaaaaaaaaactagcaACAATAAGAGTAGGAAAGACTATATCTGGCAGAGTGACAgtacattaaattatataatgttGCGCAATaacatttaatcaaatattttatgctcTTTCATATTCTTTAATTATCTTGTAATACTATTAGTAAAGCCGCTTGATGAGTGAGAAAAGCTTATaggaaaaacaacaaaaagtatatatatttttttcattcgaAGATCTGTATTATCTTTTAATTGGAACAGTCCCTGATTGATGGATACATGCTGGGAGtgtaaaaatataacttttcaATGGTTTAAAGGGATAACCTAAGGCATCTTATAATTTCCCATAGTTTTAGTGATATAGAATATCATTTGATACTATATTATGTGGTCATCAAAAGGTTATATACTAGCAGTAACTAGGTCCGAACATTATTATATCTTGAGGTTATTAGCTTTTCTATAACTTAGATAACAAGGATTGTATCTAATGATGAAAACCACAGAGATCGAAGATAATAATGATGCAGGGAATCGAATTTGTAGCTTACACCTACCATTGATTCTCATGCTTTCGCTTCCTTTCTCTTCACGGAGGAGAGGCCAGCTTATTAATGTAGCATCTGCAATAAATAAGCATAGAAAATGCAATCTTTTATCTTGTGAGAAATGTAATATTCTTATAAATGGATAggacataaaaaaatttaaaaaacaaaaacccaACAATTCAAGTATCAACCTACTTGTGCTTGTGAAATTGTCCTCGCGTTGCTCCTCGACTGGAGGagataaaatatttctttcaaaatttgcaCAAGAAATATAGAACATTTTAGAAACAGCTtaatctttctcttcttttttaataattacTTGCAGTTGTTATTTTAATCATGGATTATAAGTTGTGAAGTGTTAGCCAAAATTTAGTGGATAAACTTCATAAAGACtattcatctatatatatagataagcCGTTACATGCATGCTTAAACTCTAAAAATATCACCATTTTTCAAATACAATTTAGAAGGCCGCAAATGCGATtgattaagttaaaaaattaataatgctccACACAATTCAAGATGTTGTTGGAAATGTGAACACAACGGGCTATAACAAACACTCTGTGGAATGCACAAAGCCAAcacaaattttatgattttaatggtagatgaaAGGAGTTTGTTATTTTAATGGTGAAATCCTGTAGGGATATGGATGAACTaaaatttgttagaaaatttcttTTGACGTCTTGATCAAGATTATTACCTATGATTTAGAAGCTTACTCAATTTAGACCATTCATTTGTATCCCCATTTGATGCATATTTGTGAAGTTTAGTTCACATTGGCTTCAAATTCCCTAGATCAATTCTAATATCACGGATCATCaatttaaacaaataattttcGAAAATAGAAATTTGAGGTCCAATTCTTTTGAGCATAACCTAAATTTACTCCAATAATTACAGTAATAATAAGGTAAACTACCAAAAAAGGTTTTTGAAAAGTGCTTTTTGATTCAAAATCTGATCCAAATCCCCAATTCTAATAAAGGTAAACTGAAAACTACTCACCCTTTGCATATCTAAGTGATATAAGAAAACTAATTACGAGAACTAACACAAAAGTGTGGAATACCACAAGGGCCATCATTTTAGGAGGTTTAGCATTGCTGATGATTACTGTAAATTTGAGATAACATAATCATgagcttaattaatttgagTCTTATTAATTGTACTTTTATTGCACAATAATTAGAAGACTAGTTGATGTGTACTTTGGAATATTGAGCTGTCCCTCGAATTGACCTGCATTAAATTACTATAGTTTAATCCCAAACTTTTGACTTAACTTTGTTTATTAATACAGATGGATTGCTTCGCTAACGAAACAAGTGGGTTGGAGTATAGTCATGATAGTCACCACCACGAGATGACGAGTGGATTTCCTGGACCACGGTCGAGTCATTTTCGATGGTGCAACTCAAAAGATATGTCCAAATTATGCTTATTGGAACCAATTGACCTTAGCTCGATTTCCACAATATTGTAGTTAATagttaacaatattattacaaaaaataatatttcatcCATCATTAATCACACTATTTAACTATATGCTGGATTTTAGTCCATCAATACGGAGCTTTGGTTTATCATTATGTGAATCATACTTGATCAGTGAAAGATCACTTAAAATCAATGTAACACATCTTGTTACTAGTTTGTATAATCCCTTGCTAAACAGGTAACAATTTAGCAATTGATTCAcgaaaaactttcaaattaaCAAATGTAgttaatgtaatgtaataagAGAATCAGtataagaaacaagaaaaagaggaagacttatatatataatgaaatcaATAATTAATCTTCCTGGTGTACATAACTAAAAACTGATATTTTTGTAGTCCAAACTTAATTTGATATCATGTGTCTTTATTTTGTTACAATTATCTTTCTAATAATTCTTAAGATAGTGCAAATCAGCCTAAGCAGGTGCAAGAACAAAATATGCAGAATAATccaataaagaataaatatgCTATAACATCTAAAAATGAGTTTATAACTCAAGTTGGAATGTAACATGGTAAATAACCTCACTTGGCTATAATGCAAAAAATTTACTTACTTCGTTCGTCAACAAAGCTTGTATTTTCTTCAAGTACTTGAATTGTAATATTTGTGTGCAAGTTCActgacaaaagaaaaaggaaatttaaaaatagaaaaaaaaatatggcctACAATTTGACGAATTCTATAAGCAATAAGCTTTCTTTCTTCTACCTCATCTAAATAGGATAAAAACATCAAACTGTCATAAGAGATCACTTACGTATTGACGAAGGATCGAAACTTGGCCTAAGcacaacaaaaaagaagaatgagATGAGCAAACAACAGATGATGAGCGCTGTGGTTCCAAGCTTGCGAAGCTTCGGTGCCTCGACGCGCCCTTGGGTAGTTTTAGGCAGCTTCATGTTGATATCCTTGTCCTCCTTGCTTCTCCTACAAAGTGCCCCTAATGAATGGTGATACAATGTGTAGGAAGCCATCCCTTTTCTTGGCAAGCAAAAAGCTTTTGTGACCGTGTGATATGCAAGTTAGAATCTTCTAAAGGAGCAATATATCGTTGGTCCTACAAGTGAAGCCACCACAGGAGATGTTGACAATCCACCaataaattgtatttttttttaagctaaAATACACTTTAATTTCTCCTTCAAATATATCGTATTTGGCGCATAACccccaaaatataaaataatgcaCTTCATCCCCCCGAATGATATAGTAATTGCATTTAAAGAGTCAATGTTTACAAACTTTGTATTcaacatatatatgcatatgcacacacacacacaatttaTCATTTGGCAAAACTTCTATAAAGGTGATTATATATCCTGGGGGTAATTACTATATTAATTAAGAAGATAAAATGGGTTTCCTCTTTTATTTTGCAGTTCTGTTACTTGGCTCAAATCCATTGTTAATGTGGAATTAGCATCTAATCATCTGTTTTATGTATGATTGgatgcttaaataataaaagacaGCCAGTGTGANTGTATGATAACTATTACATTCAGGGAGATAAAATGTACTTTcgatttctcttttgttttctggtAAACGAGATTTGGGTTACTTGGCTCAAATCCATTGTTAATGTGGAATTAGCATCTAATCATCTGTTTTATGTATGATTGgatgcttaaataataaaagacaGCCAGTGTGAGAACAAATTTTTCAAGTCAGAATATAGCCAAATAGTTCCATTCTATTGTTTTCACAAAGCTTTAGGGATGTTGATTTTGTACTGATTGGGCTTCAAACTGAATAGGACAGTGTTGTCTTTAACTGAAATGTTCCCTTATGGAGAATATAGGAGGCTATTCACTCACCCACCTCTGAAgggagcaagaaaaaaaaaaaaaaaaacaataaaaaaggaaagagaatatATGGACGCCTAAACTTTATCCATGGAATATGAATATATGATAAGATTTTTTAGAAAAGTGAGGCTACAATAAGCATATAGATCAGTTGATGCACTATGATCTATGCTTTGCTCAATGGAGAAGGAAAATGGGGAGAAAAGAAAGTAGAAAAAAGGCTGACATTGTCCAAAAGCTTGTGAGTTAATAAACTAGCtaataccttttttttaaaaaaatttgtaagtttaatTTGTACAATTAAAGCATAGCCTAGTTTACTATGCTTTTCACTCTCTTGTATAATGATGCCATACGTTTGACTCCAATACTATTATCTAAAAGATCTTATCTATACAGCATAGTCTACATTAATACCGTCTAGTCTCgaaactttaatttttgttgcACTCAATATATAAGTTATGAAAGAAGCGCATTTATGGATCAAATTTACATCTTCTAAATAGTTTCCAAACACATTAATTTGTCATGAACCCCTAGCTAGCTAGGTTTACTCAAAGAGATACATATGTTCTTTTAACGTTTTTAGGGTATATATTACTTGGCAGTGCCTTGTGTGGtgcgtaaaatttatttcttcaaaaaattaatCCACCGTACGTAGTTGCTGCATGCTCTCTTTCGGACCAATGTCACCAATACAGAAAGTGTGATACCTACTGGCTTCGCAAGAAATTAACAAGCAGTTGCTGCGTGCTCTTATAATAAAGCCTCAATTAAAGGAAGAAGCAGAGAATAACAAAAgcgaataataaataaataaataaataaagaaaaagaaaatatataggtTAGGTGTTTAGTCAAAACCACTTCCCCACATCTAATTCTGGAGTGTTCCAGATTGGTTTCATACGATCGATGAGGACAAGCCTTGACAATATAACCTAATAAGAACGCTATTCATGACATGCCGTAACTTAAGAACCAATCATTGGGTGATCATCATGGACAGCTAATGGATTTTGTTCCAAGCACATGTCCATCTTTGACATGCAACTTATCCATGCttcttaaatatataataatatatataaaaaaagggcATATTAGATATCATAATATTACCCCTTAAAAAGATAGATTGTTATTTCACCTTATTTAACATGTGTCAAAGCGGATGATCCTAAGTTCAAATCTTACGAGACTCCTAATTAATCTCATTTAATTAATCTCATTTAATTTACTCTCTTTTTAATTAAATCCACATACAAAATACAAGGTGGGCTGCAATATTCTTAACATTATCCGGCTGTAGATATTATCCagttttccaccattaaatCTATCGTTTGTTCAAATTCCATTccttaaattatattattctaccaACCATCCCCTAAACTTCAGGGGGACCATCACAATggatcactatcatcccaatcctataatatttcattcaaaggttaaaaattGGATAGTATCCATAACTGATACTATTAATCAATTGTAATCCAGTCCAACTCTACAAAATACTATATTAATAGCAAAGAGATAATGTTTGTGCAACTAAGGACTAgacaatattttattattactagtttAGTTTACCATTTTGAATCAATAGTTTGGGCCTGAaaattataagtattttt
This region includes:
- the LOC109717050 gene encoding protein O-linked-mannose beta-1,4-N-acetylglucosaminyltransferase 2-like isoform X4, translating into MASYTLYHHSLGALCRRSKEDKDINMKLPKTTQGRVEAPKLRKLGTTALIICCLLISFFFFVVLRPSFDPSSILNLHTNITIQVLEENTSFVDERNATLISWPLLREEKGSESMRINGSTNAEEENTKSKLEIAGVELESHVDVVERNQEAHDIVGGEVLPKSNILCDFSQRRSDTCVVEGDVRVLGRASTIILAGDLQLHTSPQDTWKVRPYARKWEQPIMEKIKELTLKGPIKPKESPKCVVNHDVPAIIFSTGGFLGNFFHDFTDVLIPLFITSRQYNGDVRFLVTNFNSRWIKKYQPLLLRLSRFPIINLDGEKSTHCFPKAHVGLISHKELSINSSISPNGYSMTEFRELLRTCYSLSRNSVSKGTRRPRLLIVFRKGSRTFMNKKEVILMARGLGYKVVLAGPEETHNLPRFARIVNSCDVMMGVHGAGLANMMFLPDNATLIQIVPWGRLGYACRHDFGNPAPDMGLRYLEYEIREEESSLIYQYPRDHPVFSDPLSIHKQGWNALWSIFLNQQNIKLDVRRFRGVLQEALKSLR
- the LOC109717050 gene encoding uncharacterized protein LOC109717050 isoform X1, whose translation is MASYTLYHHSLGALCRRSKEDKDINMKLPKTTQGRVEAPKLRKLGTTALIICCLLISFFFFVVLRPSFDPSSILNLHTNITIQVLEENTSFVDERNFERNILSPPVEEQREDNFTSTNATLISWPLLREEKGSESMRINGSTNAEEENTKSKLEIAGVELESHVDVVERNQEAHDIVGGEVLPKSNILCDFSQRRSDTCVVEGDVRVLGRASTIILAGDLQLHTSPQDTWKVRPYARKWEQPIMEKIKELTLKGPIKPKESPKCVVNHDVPAIIFSTGGFLGNFFHDFTDVLIPLFITSRQYNGDVRFLVTNFNSRWIKKYQPLLLRLSRFPIINLDGEKSTHCFPKAHVGLISHKELSINSSISPNGYSMTEFRELLRTCYSLSRNSVSKGTRRPRLLIVFRKGSRTFMNKKEVILMARGLGYKVVLAGPEETHNLPRFARIVNSCDVMMGVHGAGLANMMFLPDNATLIQIVPWGRLGYACRHDFGNPAPDMGLRYLEYEIREEESSLIYQYPRDHPVFSDPLSIHKQGWNALWSIFLNQQNIKLDVRRFRGVLQEALKSLR
- the LOC109717050 gene encoding protein O-linked-mannose beta-1,4-N-acetylglucosaminyltransferase 2-like isoform X5, which produces MKLPKTTQGRVEAPKLRKLGTTALIICCLLISFFFFVVLRPSFDPSSILNLHTNITIQVLEENTSFVDERNFERNILSPPVEEQREDNFTSTNATLISWPLLREEKGSESMRINGSTNAEEENTKSKLEIAGVELESHVDVVERNQEAHDIVGGEVLPKSNILCDFSQRRSDTCVVEGDVRVLGRASTIILAGDLQLHTSPQDTWKVRPYARKWEQPIMEKIKELTLKGPIKPKESPKCVVNHDVPAIIFSTGGFLGNFFHDFTDVLIPLFITSRQYNGDVRFLVTNFNSRWIKKYQPLLLRLSRFPIINLDGEKSTHCFPKAHVGLISHKELSINSSISPNGYSMTEFRELLRTCYSLSRNSVSKGTRRPRLLIVFRKGSRTFMNKKEVILMARGLGYKVVLAGPEETHNLPRFARIVNSCDVMMGVHGAGLANMMFLPDNATLIQIVPWGRLGYACRHDFGNPAPDMGLRYLEYEIREEESSLIYQYPRDHPVFSDPLSIHKQGWNALWSIFLNQQNIKLDVRRFRGVLQEALKSLR
- the LOC109717050 gene encoding uncharacterized protein LOC109717050 isoform X2; translation: MASYTLYHHSLGALCRRSKEDKDINMKLPKTTQGRVEAPKLRKLGTTALIICCLLISFFFFVVLRPSFDPSSILNLHTNITIQVLEENTSFVDERNFERNILSPPVEEQREDNFTSTNATLISWPLLREEKGSESMRINGSTNAEEENTKSKLEIGVELESHVDVVERNQEAHDIVGGEVLPKSNILCDFSQRRSDTCVVEGDVRVLGRASTIILAGDLQLHTSPQDTWKVRPYARKWEQPIMEKIKELTLKGPIKPKESPKCVVNHDVPAIIFSTGGFLGNFFHDFTDVLIPLFITSRQYNGDVRFLVTNFNSRWIKKYQPLLLRLSRFPIINLDGEKSTHCFPKAHVGLISHKELSINSSISPNGYSMTEFRELLRTCYSLSRNSVSKGTRRPRLLIVFRKGSRTFMNKKEVILMARGLGYKVVLAGPEETHNLPRFARIVNSCDVMMGVHGAGLANMMFLPDNATLIQIVPWGRLGYACRHDFGNPAPDMGLRYLEYEIREEESSLIYQYPRDHPVFSDPLSIHKQGWNALWSIFLNQQNIKLDVRRFRGVLQEALKSLR
- the LOC109717050 gene encoding uncharacterized protein LOC109717050 isoform X3; this translates as MASYTLYHHSLGALCRRSKEDKDINMKLPKTTQGRVEAPKLRKLGTTALIICCLLISFFFFVVLRPSFDPSSILNLHTNITIQVLEENTSFVDERIEEQREDNFTSTNATLISWPLLREEKGSESMRINGSTNAEEENTKSKLEIAGVELESHVDVVERNQEAHDIVGGEVLPKSNILCDFSQRRSDTCVVEGDVRVLGRASTIILAGDLQLHTSPQDTWKVRPYARKWEQPIMEKIKELTLKGPIKPKESPKCVVNHDVPAIIFSTGGFLGNFFHDFTDVLIPLFITSRQYNGDVRFLVTNFNSRWIKKYQPLLLRLSRFPIINLDGEKSTHCFPKAHVGLISHKELSINSSISPNGYSMTEFRELLRTCYSLSRNSVSKGTRRPRLLIVFRKGSRTFMNKKEVILMARGLGYKVVLAGPEETHNLPRFARIVNSCDVMMGVHGAGLANMMFLPDNATLIQIVPWGRLGYACRHDFGNPAPDMGLRYLEYEIREEESSLIYQYPRDHPVFSDPLSIHKQGWNALWSIFLNQQNIKLDVRRFRGVLQEALKSLR